The window GGAGGGGTGCGAAACGCGCGGCGTCGGAAATGGGACGGTTCTGCGGCCGGCTGCATGGATGTGATCGCGACCTTCTTGCGCGATTGGCAGGCGTGCGTCGGATCGATACGGCCGGGATCTCATTCCGTCTGCCCGGCATGATCGTAACGGGAGATGTGTGCATGTCAGTACGAGCAATCCTCAACGAAAAAGGCCGCAACGTCGTGACCGTCACGCCGCAGGTGACGGTGCAGGAAGCGGCGACTTTTCTGCATGACAATCATATCGGCGCCGTCGTCGTCCTCGATGCGGACGATCGGATCGTCGGTATTATCACAGAACGCGACATCGTCGCCGCGATTGCAAAATACGGCGCCCCCTGTCTCCATCAGCGGGTTTCGTCCGTGATGTGGGAAAATGTCTATTGCTGCCGCGAGGAGATGACCGTTCAGACGCTCATGGAAATGATGAGCAAATTGCGTGCGCGCCATCTGCCCGTGGAAATGGAGGGGCGTCTCGCCGGCATCATATCGATCGGTGACGTGGTCAAATACCACATTCGTGCCATGGAGCGCGAAACCGAAGAGATCAAGGCCTATATCGCAGGGTAAAGAGGCGGGGGCGGCGACGGGCCGCCCCTCGCTCCGCGGCGCGAAGGCCGCTGAAGCATGCTTCAACTCGTGTGGGTCTGCGGCAGGTACGCCGGTCAGCGGATCAGAGCTTCCTGCATGCGCCGGATTTCGGTCAGTCTAGCCTTCGCTTCCTGGTAACCGCGATCGATCGCTTCGCCGGCGCGATGAAACTCCGAAAGCCCTATGTCGTTCAGCTTCGGGTGGAGGGCGAGATCCGGCGGATCGCCGGCGAGTCGTGCGCGGGAGATGCGATCCTGAATGATGTTGAACGCCTGGACCATGGCGGTGGTCATGCCGAGGCGCACCGATTGGTGCCCGTTCGCCCTGGCAGGCTCGTCCGGGGTTTCCATGCCGGCATTATGCTTGACGACGGCAGAGCGGCCATAGAGATCGTAGTTCAGGTTGACCGCGACCACCAACTGCTGCTCGTGGGCACGGCAGACCGAAACGGGCACGGGGTTGACCAGCGCCCCGTCGATCAGCGTGCGGCCATTGGCATGGATCGGCTCGAAAATGCCCGGCAGCGCATAGGAGGCGCGAATGGCGGTGATGAGCGCGCCCTTCTCGAGCCATACCTCGTGGCCGCTGTGAACCTCTGTCGCGACGGCAACGAAGGGACGGTCCAGAGACTCGATGCTGAGATCCTGCAGATGCTCCTGCATGCGCTTGGTGAGCCGCAAACCGCCGAACAAGCCGCCGCCTCCGATCGCGAAATCGAGCAGGCCGGCGATGCGGCGCACCGTGAGCGATCGGGCGAAGCTTTCCAGCTCGTCGAGTTTCCCGGCGAGATAACAGCCGCCGACGAGGGCACCGATCGAAGTTCCGGCGATCATGCCGATCTCGATGCCTTCCTCGTCCAGCGCCCGTAACACGCCGATATGGGCCCAGCCGCGGGCCGCGCCGCCGCCGAGCGCGATCGCAATCCTCGGTTTTGCCGGTTGAGGCATCGGTTCCGGAGGGGTAGTCGTCAGTGATGTTCCATGCGGGCCGGAAAGGTCGGTCAACTGGTTGCTGCGCGTAAATGTCCAGTTCAACATCCGGCACCTCCAAGGCCGAACAGATCACCCAAAGCGCGCGTCTTGTTAGGAAGCCCTGCCAAGCCGGCGACGATGCCGGTCTTGTCTGAATTCATCGCTGAAAGACTGGCACCACAAGAGATTTATAACACCGAACCTGTCGCGCCTGCGGCGAGCCCGGTAAACATTGGATACAGCCTGCAATACATTTCGGTTCGCTACAGTGACTGCGGGAACCGCTTGCATCAATAATGATTAGGCGCCCGTTTGGTTGCTAAAAAATGAATATAGCACGGAAGTGAAGCAAGAAAATGCGCATGCCTGCCACGGGCCTATCTCTGGCCGTAGATGTCGGCCGGATCGAAGTGCCTGTGGTCGTCGTCGATCGACGCCGTCGCCTTGCCCTCCTCAACGCCGACCGTGCGGTAGAAGCAGGAACGGCGCCCGGTATGGCAGGTGGCATCGTGGCCGGCGACCGTGACCTTCAGCCAGACGGCGTCCTGGTCGCAATCGGTCCGGATCTCCTTGACCGTCTGCAGGTTGCCTGAGCTCTCGCCCTTCTTCCACAGGCGGTTGCGCGAGCGGCTGTAATAATGGGCGACACCGGTATCAATCGTCAGCGCCAGCGCCTCGGCATTCATGTGAGCGACCATCAGCAATACGCCGTCAAGGGCGTCCGTTACGACGGCCGTCACCAGCCCCTTCTCGTCGAAGCGCGGAGTGAAGGCCGAGCCCGTTTCGAGCTCGACCTTGTCTTTTGGGGGAGGGGCGAAAGTGAGCGGCATCGGCAAGGGACTCCTTACAGCGCGGCACGCCCATTCAGGCGCACGCGCGGCGCTGTAGCAGTTTCGAAGTGCCGCCATCCCTCGAAGGGACGGCGGCAAGGGGGCTTACTTGAAGCCCCTCAACAGGGTCATGAAGCGTGCCTGTTCGGCCGGTTCGGTCTTGAAGGCGCCGGTGAAGGTGGTCGTGAGCGTCGTCGCGCCATGCTTCTTGACGCCGCGCATCGCCATGCACAGGTGCTCGGCCTCGATCATCACCGCCACGCCGCGGGGCGCGAGCGTTTCGTCGATGGCGCGGGCGATTTGCGCTGTCATCGCCTCCTGCGTCTGCAGGCGGCGGGCATAGATGTCGACGGCGCGGGCGATTTTGGAAAGGCCAAGCACCCGCCCGTTCGGCAGATATGCGACATGCGCCTTGCCGATGATCGGCACCATGTGATGTTCGCAGTGCGAATAGAACGGAATGTCCTTCTCGAGCACGATATCGTCGTAGCCGGAGACCTCTTCGAAGGTCCGGCCGAGCACGTCCTCGGCAACGAGGTCGTAGCCTCCGAAGATCTCGCGATAGGACTTGACGACGCGCTGAGGCGTATCCCTCAGTCCTTCACGGGTCGGGTCTTCTCCCGCCCAGCGCAACAATACGCGAACGGCTTCCTCGGCTTCCTTCTGTGTCGGGCGATCGCTGGTGTCGTCGAGCACAGGGAAATTTTTTACGATGGCGTCCATATGGCCCCTTTTACAAGCAATGCGAGATTGCTGACGTTTTACCTTTCGGACAACTCGCCATTGGCCATTCGCCTAACCCTGCAGGCTTGGGTTCCGTTGGCGGGCTCCGGGGCTTTCGGGTCCTGGCTTAGCAGTGCACTGGACCGTCCGGCACGGTTTCCCAAACAACAGGCGACACTTATCCCCTTGCGGAACTGTCACCCCAACACGACATAGCATATAGTATGGTGCCACATGGATGAAAGAGGTTGGGCACGCCACGCCGTGCTTTTTTCCCCTCTACCGGAGAAAATCATGCGCCGATTACCCAAAACCGCGAAAAATCAGTCGGATCGCGTCAAATGATGGATGACATTTACAACAGTCGGATTCTCGAGTTCGCCGGCAACATTCCGCGCATCGGAATGCTCACCGATGCGGATGCGGAAGCTGCGGCGCATTCGAAGCTCTGCGGGTCGAAGGTGAGGGTGTGGCTGAAGATGGACGGCGAGGTCGTCACCGACTTCGCCCATGACGTCAAGGCCTGCGCATTGGGGCAGGCCTCGTCCTCGATCATGGCGCGCCAAGTCGTGGGGGCGAAGGCGGATGAGATTCGCAAGGCCCGCCATGATATGCTGGAAATGCTCAAAGCCGATGGCGAGGGGCCGTCGGGCCGCTTCGAGGACATGCGCTTCCTGATGCCGGTCCGCGACTACAAGGCCCGCCATGCCTCGACGATGCTGACCTTCGATGCGGTCATCGATGCGATCGGCCAGATCGAGACAAAGCGGCTCGCGGCCGCGGTCTGACCTATGTGTACCCATTCCAAGCATGAGCAGGTTCCGGCCGGGCGGGATGTCCCTGGCGGCAGGGGGCGGAATTGGTCCGGGCCGTTCCGCAAGACGCCCGGGCGACTCCTCGGCATGGGGGTGATCCGCATCTATCAGCTGACGCTGTCGAGCTTCATCGGCAGTTCCTGCCGTCATCTGCCGACCTGCTCCGAATATGGTTTCGAGGCAATTGCACGGCATGGCCTCTGGGCTGGCGGTTGGCTGACGCTTTTCCGGGTCGTGCGCTGTGGCCCGGGCGGGACGCATGGTTTCGATCCGGTGCCGGACACGCTCGCGCCGCGCCAGCGCTGGTACATGCCGTGGCGCTATTTTCAGCGGCATCGCAAGGAGGCATGACGAGTGACGATCCCGATGGAGTACCGGAAGGCGTCCGCCGATTTCGAGCGCTTCATCCTGGACGCACGCGACATCGCCGCACTCCAGACGACCAACCAGGCCTACACGATGGTGCAGGCGGTGCTTCAGACCTTTCGCCGGCGCCTCGAGATGTCCGATGCGTTGCTGTTTGCCAACGCGCTGCCGCCGGTTCTGCGGGCGATCTTCATCGACGACTGGGATCTCGAAGAGCCGATCGTGCCGTTCTCCGGCCGTCTCGCCATGACCCGCGAGGTGCAGGCCTTCCGCGGCGATCATAACGTGTCCCCCGATACGGCGATCGCAGACGTTGCCGCGGCGCTGCGCCGCAACGTGGATGAGGCGGTGCTCGACCGCGCTCTCGCGCGGCTGCCGGAGGGAGCCGTCGACTTCTGGCGGGCGTGAGTGGATGAGCGGATGAACAACTATGTTGCCTTGCTCCACAGCATCGTACTCGGCGAGGGCCGCCGCGTGGTGATGGCCGATTTGCGGGCAATGGTGGAACAGCTCGGCTACCTCGCGCCGCGGACGCTCGTCTCAACGGGCAACCTGGTGTTCAGCGCGCCGGAGAGGTCGCCTGCGGAAATCGAAGCCAAGCTCGAATCGGCCTTCGCGGCGACCTTCGGGCGCCATGTGGACATCATCGTGCGCTTGGCCGACGATTGGCTGCGCCTGGCCGCCGGCAATCCCTTCGCGACCGCCGCCGAGGATGATCCGACGCACGTTCACGTCCGGGTCATGCGCGTGCCGTTGTCGCGCGCCGTGCTCGATGACCTCCGGGCATACTGTTTGAAGGGCGAACGCGTGGAACTCGTTGGCGGCGATCTCTGGGTCGACTTCCAAGGCCAGGCAAGCGAATCGAAACTGCTCGGCGTACTGACGACGAGACGCTTGGGCGTCGGGACGATACGCAACTGGAACACGGTCAGACGGCTCGGCGCCATGTTGGCCCAGTGAACGGCCCGACGCCTTTACTCCATTGCCAAAAACCTTTATCAGGCCCGCTTCAATTTACCGGTCCATCCGGGCAACCACACCACCCGCATTCGTTGGCGGGACTGGATAGGAGATGA is drawn from Sinorhizobium sojae CCBAU 05684 and contains these coding sequences:
- a CDS encoding CBS domain-containing protein, with protein sequence MSVRAILNEKGRNVVTVTPQVTVQEAATFLHDNHIGAVVVLDADDRIVGIITERDIVAAIAKYGAPCLHQRVSSVMWENVYCCREEMTVQTLMEMMSKLRARHLPVEMEGRLAGIISIGDVVKYHIRAMERETEEIKAYIAG
- a CDS encoding patatin-like phospholipase family protein → MLNWTFTRSNQLTDLSGPHGTSLTTTPPEPMPQPAKPRIAIALGGGAARGWAHIGVLRALDEEGIEIGMIAGTSIGALVGGCYLAGKLDELESFARSLTVRRIAGLLDFAIGGGGLFGGLRLTKRMQEHLQDLSIESLDRPFVAVATEVHSGHEVWLEKGALITAIRASYALPGIFEPIHANGRTLIDGALVNPVPVSVCRAHEQQLVVAVNLNYDLYGRSAVVKHNAGMETPDEPARANGHQSVRLGMTTAMVQAFNIIQDRISRARLAGDPPDLALHPKLNDIGLSEFHRAGEAIDRGYQEAKARLTEIRRMQEALIR
- the hisI gene encoding phosphoribosyl-AMP cyclohydrolase: MPLTFAPPPKDKVELETGSAFTPRFDEKGLVTAVVTDALDGVLLMVAHMNAEALALTIDTGVAHYYSRSRNRLWKKGESSGNLQTVKEIRTDCDQDAVWLKVTVAGHDATCHTGRRSCFYRTVGVEEGKATASIDDDHRHFDPADIYGQR
- the folE gene encoding GTP cyclohydrolase I FolE produces the protein MDAIVKNFPVLDDTSDRPTQKEAEEAVRVLLRWAGEDPTREGLRDTPQRVVKSYREIFGGYDLVAEDVLGRTFEEVSGYDDIVLEKDIPFYSHCEHHMVPIIGKAHVAYLPNGRVLGLSKIARAVDIYARRLQTQEAMTAQIARAIDETLAPRGVAVMIEAEHLCMAMRGVKKHGATTLTTTFTGAFKTEPAEQARFMTLLRGFK
- a CDS encoding iron-sulfur cluster assembly scaffold protein, with translation MMDDIYNSRILEFAGNIPRIGMLTDADAEAAAHSKLCGSKVRVWLKMDGEVVTDFAHDVKACALGQASSSIMARQVVGAKADEIRKARHDMLEMLKADGEGPSGRFEDMRFLMPVRDYKARHASTMLTFDAVIDAIGQIETKRLAAAV
- the yidD gene encoding membrane protein insertion efficiency factor YidD, producing the protein MCTHSKHEQVPAGRDVPGGRGRNWSGPFRKTPGRLLGMGVIRIYQLTLSSFIGSSCRHLPTCSEYGFEAIARHGLWAGGWLTLFRVVRCGPGGTHGFDPVPDTLAPRQRWYMPWRYFQRHRKEA
- a CDS encoding DUF2267 domain-containing protein; its protein translation is MEYRKASADFERFILDARDIAALQTTNQAYTMVQAVLQTFRRRLEMSDALLFANALPPVLRAIFIDDWDLEEPIVPFSGRLAMTREVQAFRGDHNVSPDTAIADVAAALRRNVDEAVLDRALARLPEGAVDFWRA
- a CDS encoding DUF1697 domain-containing protein, translating into MNNYVALLHSIVLGEGRRVVMADLRAMVEQLGYLAPRTLVSTGNLVFSAPERSPAEIEAKLESAFAATFGRHVDIIVRLADDWLRLAAGNPFATAAEDDPTHVHVRVMRVPLSRAVLDDLRAYCLKGERVELVGGDLWVDFQGQASESKLLGVLTTRRLGVGTIRNWNTVRRLGAMLAQ